The segment CGCCACGGCGGACCGCCGGGCCGCCGCCGAGGACGTGCTCCTGGTCGTCTCCGAGCTGGTCACCAACGCCTGCCTGCACGCTGGCGGCCCGCAGGAGCTGCGCGTCCACCGCACCCCGAAGTCGCTGCGCCTCGAAGTGACCGACAGCGGCCCCGGCACCCCGGCGCCGCGCACCCCGCACCGCGCGGGGCGGCCCGGCGGGCACGGGATGTTCATCGTGCAGCGGCTGTGCCTGGACTGGGGCGTCGTACGCCACCCGGACGGGCACGCGGGCAAGATGGTCTGGGCCGAACTGGCCGCGCCGGCGCCCGCGGGCTGAGCTTTCCGGCCGCCCTCGCGGGCGTTTCTCTTCCTCTCTCTCCCTCACAGGCGTACTGTCGGGCGCCAAATCTGACATGCCGTCAGTAACTCCTGGGGGAAGGGAGACTCCCGTGCGGCATTTTGTTGTCACGGCCGCCGCCGTGGCCGCCGTCGCTCTCGCGGCCGTCGCGGCCGGCGCCCCTGCCGCGTACGCGACCACTGTCGACGTCCCGTACAAGTGCAAGACCCCGATCGGCGACAAGAGCGCCGTCGACCCGATCGACATCAAGGCCGTGAAGTCGGGCTCCGGCTACAAGCTCACCATGAGCTTCAAGAAGGGTGTCTCGTCCAGCCCGGTCGAGCTGGGCAAGGGCGCGATGAAGCCCAGCGCGCTGATCATGCTGGGCGGCGCCGAGTCGGGATCGGTCAAGGTCACGGGCCCGGCCAACGGCGCGGCGCTGCCCGCCAACACGCCGATCAAGATCAACGACCTCACGGGCACGTACACCCCGTCGAAGTCCGGGAAGGTCACCTTCACGGCGGGCGTCCTGACCATCAGCGCGCTCGGTACGACCACCACCTGTACGCCGACCAAGACCCCGGCGCCCTCGCTGACGCTCACGGTGACGGCCTCCGGCTCGTCGTCGTCATCGTCGTCGTCGGGTGGCAATGACTCGCTGCCGCAGACCGGCCCGGCCGACAGCGCCCTGGCGCTGGGCACTTTCGGCGGCACGGTGCTGCTGCTGGGGGCGGGCGGTGTGCTGTGGCTGACCCGGCGGTCGGCCGCCGTGCGCGAGTAGGGACACGCGAACAGGAAGCTGATACTCCATCACATAAATCTGACGATCCGTCAAATTCGGTCTCCCGTACGCATTGACTTCTTTTGATCGCCGGACCATCAATGACCCTCGCAGGTACAGGAATGGGACTCTGTGCCCAGAGCGTGATCAAGGGGTAAGAGATGATCGCAATCGCACGAAGATCAATCAGGGGGGGACGGAGGGTGGTCGCCGTACTCGGCGCCGCCGTACTCGCTCTCGGTGCCGGGGCTGTCCTGGCGTCACCGGCGGCCGCGGCCGACTCCACCTTCTCGGTTCACTGCGTACCGCCGGCCATCTCGGGGATTCCGGCCTTCGACGGTACGACCGTGGCGACCATCACCACGGACAAGACCAGCTACCAGGTCGGCGACACCGTCACGGTGACCTATGTCCTGAACTCGCCGCTGGTCAACTCCAGCCAATACCACCTGGCCATCCCCGCGGACCAGATCACCCCGACGGTGACGGTCCAGCTCGGCGGCGCGATGACCGACCTGAAGACCTTCGTCGGCGCCAAGTCCAACCCGGCCATCCCGGATCTCGCCGACTTCCCGGACTTCACCATCACCGGCACCTTCACCGCGACGGCCGCCGGCAGCATCACGCTGACGCCGTCCGACTACAACGTCCACTCCGACTACGGCGTCGCCACCGACAGCCCGTGCACCGTCAACAGCCCGCCCGCCCCGGTGGCCGCCACCATTACGGCCACCGCGGCCAACGCCCGTACCGCCACCCTCAGTTCCGCCTCGGGTGTGATCGGTGCGACCGTCACCGTCACCGGCGCCGGATTCACCGCGAACACCGCCGTCACCGTGGCGGGCGTCCAGGGGGCGGACGGGACGGGGGAGTACACGAACGCGCTCACCGACTCCGCGGGCGCCTTCTCGGCGTCTCTGGCGGTCAGTGACCTCGACACCACCGGCATCATCGTGTTCGAGG is part of the Streptomyces sp. NBC_01262 genome and harbors:
- a CDS encoding LPXTG cell wall anchor domain-containing protein — encoded protein: MRHFVVTAAAVAAVALAAVAAGAPAAYATTVDVPYKCKTPIGDKSAVDPIDIKAVKSGSGYKLTMSFKKGVSSSPVELGKGAMKPSALIMLGGAESGSVKVTGPANGAALPANTPIKINDLTGTYTPSKSGKVTFTAGVLTISALGTTTTCTPTKTPAPSLTLTVTASGSSSSSSSSGGNDSLPQTGPADSALALGTFGGTVLLLGAGGVLWLTRRSAAVRE
- a CDS encoding ATP-binding protein; its protein translation is MSTTRPPAADDRSPDPGDAGVPSGQGQVRVLSLSGAAGVVPLARDFTRQALYEWGWLPAATADRRAAAEDVLLVVSELVTNACLHAGGPQELRVHRTPKSLRLEVTDSGPGTPAPRTPHRAGRPGGHGMFIVQRLCLDWGVVRHPDGHAGKMVWAELAAPAPAG
- a CDS encoding beta-xylosidase, whose protein sequence is MIAIARRSIRGGRRVVAVLGAAVLALGAGAVLASPAAAADSTFSVHCVPPAISGIPAFDGTTVATITTDKTSYQVGDTVTVTYVLNSPLVNSSQYHLAIPADQITPTVTVQLGGAMTDLKTFVGAKSNPAIPDLADFPDFTITGTFTATAAGSITLTPSDYNVHSDYGVATDSPCTVNSPPAPVAATITATAANARTATLSSASGVIGATVTVTGAGFTANTAVTVAGVQGADGTGEYTNALTDSAGAFSASLAVSDLDTTGIIVFEGTAYDPATAVGPIAYSVIDNTPPPPGSQKATVTVLPGTLSMTQAADTVTMSSVTLSGSVEHSTGNLNTVTVADYRGGATGWSLVGKATDFDGPGTATISADNLTWTPACTAKTGSPSACVPGSPGVVGSEGATLASAADATLTGGEFTVGAGLDLGVPAFSAAGTYSSVLTLTLS